In one Cervus elaphus chromosome 9, mCerEla1.1, whole genome shotgun sequence genomic region, the following are encoded:
- the UPF1 gene encoding regulator of nonsense transcripts 1 isoform X1, which produces MSVEAYGPSSQTLTFLDTEEAELLGADTQGSEFEFTDFTLPSQTQTPPGGPGGGGAGAPVGAGPGAAAGQLDAQVGGPEGILQNGAVDDSVAKTSQLLAELNFEEDEEDTYYTKDLPVHACSYCGIHDPACVVYCNTSKKWFCNGRGNTSGSHIVNHLVRAKCKEVTLHKDGPLGETVLECYNCGCRNVFLLGFIPAKADSVVVLLCRQPCASQSSLKDINWDSSQWQPLIQDRCFLSWLVKIPSEQEQLRARQITAQQINKLEELWKENPSATLEDLEKPGVDEEPQHVLLRYEDAYQYQNIFGPLVKLEADYDKKLKESQTQDNITVRWDLGLNKKRIAYFTLPKTDSGNEDLVIIWLRDMRLMQGDEICLRYKGDLAPLWKGIGHVIKVPDNYGDEIAIELRSSVGAPVEVTHNFQVDFVWKSTSFDRMQSALKTFAVDETSVSGYIYHKLLGHEVEDVIIKCQLPKRFTAQGLPDLNHSQVYAVKTVLQRPLSLIQGPPGTGKTVTSATIVYHLARQGNGPVLVCAPSNIAVDQLTEKIHQTGLKVVRLCAKSREAIDSPVSFLALHNQIRNMDSMPELQKLQQLKDETGELSSADEKRYRALKRTAERELLMNADVICCTCVGAGDPRLAKMQFRSILIDESTQATEPECMVPVVLGAKQLILVGDHCQLGPVVMCKKAAKAGLSQSLFERLVVLGIRPIRLQVQYRMHPALSAFPSNIFYEGSLQNGVTAADRVKKGFDFQWPQPDKPMFFYVTQGQEEIASSGTSYLNRTEAANVEKITTKLLKAGAKPDQIGIITPYEGQRSYLVQYMQFSGSLHTKLYQEVEIASVDAFQGREKDFIILSCVRANEHQGIGFLNDPRRLNVALTRARYGVIIVGNPKALSKQPLWNHLLNYYKEQKVLVEGPLNNLRESLMQFSKPRKLVNTINPGARFMTTAMYDAREAIIPGSVYDRSSQGRPSNMYFQTHDQIGMISAGPSHVAAMNIPIPFNLVMPPMPPPGYFGQANGPAAGRGTPKGKTGRGGRQKNRFGLPGPSQTNLPNSQASQDVASQPFSQGALTQGYISMSQPSQMSQPGLSQPELSQDSYLGDEFKSQIDVALSQDSTYQGERAYQHGGVTGLSQY; this is translated from the exons GTCGGTGGGCCTGAGGGCATCCTGCAGAATGGGGCCGTGGATGACAGCGTGGCCAAGACCAGCCAGTTGTTGGCCGAGTTGAACTttgaagaagatgaagaagataCCTATTACACAAAGGATCTCCCTGTACATGCCTGCAG TTACTGTGGAATACACGATCCTGCTTGCGTGGTTTACTGTAACACCAGCAAGAAGTGGTTCTGTAATGGACGTGGAAATACTTCTGGCAG ccacattgtaaatcaccttGTGAGGGCAaaatgcaaagaggtgactctgCACAAGGATGGGCCCCTAGGGGAGACGGTCCTGGAGTGTTACAACTGCGGCTGCCGCAACGTCTTCCTCCTCGGCTTCATCCCTGCCAAGGCCGACTCGGTTGTGGTGCTGCTGTGCCG GCAGCCCTGTGCCAGTCAGAGCAGCCTCAAGGACATCAACTGGGACAGCTCCCAGTGGCAGCCCCTGATCCAGGACCGGTGCTTCCTGTCCTGGCTGGTCAAGATCCCTTCTGAGCAGGAGCAGCTGCGGGCGCGGCAGATCACTGCCCAGCAGATCAACAAGCTGGAGGAGCTCTGGAAG GAGAACCCGTCTGCCACCTTGGAGGACTTGGAGAAGCCTGGAGTGGACGAGGAGCCGCAGCACGTCCTCCTGCGGTACGAGGACGCCTATCAGTACCAGAACATATTCGGGCCTCTGGTCAAGCTGGAGGCTGACTACGACAAGAAGCTGAAAGAGTCAcag ACTCAAGATAACATCACGGTCAGGTGGGACCTGGGCCTTAACAAGAAGAGAATCGCCTACTTCACTTTGCCCAAGACTGACTCTGGTAATGAGGATTTAGTCATAATTTGGTTAAGAG ATATGAGGCTCATGCAAGGGGATGAGATTTGCCTGCGGTACAAAGGGGACCTGGCACCCCTCTGGAAAGGGATCGGCCACGTCATCAAGGTCCCTGATA ATTATGGCGATGAGATTGCTATTGAGCTCCGGAGCAGTGTGGGTGCCCCTGTGGAGGTGACTCATAACTTCCAGGTGGATTTCGTGTGGAAGTCAACCTCATTTGACAG AATGCAGAGTGCGCTGAAAACCTTCGCTGTGGACGAGACCTCTGTGTCGGGCTACATCTACCACAAGCTGCTCGGCCACGAGGTGGAGGATGTGATCATCAAGTGCCAGCTGCCCAAGCGCTTCACGGCACAGGGGCTCCCCGACCTCAACCACTCTCAG GTTTACGCTGTGAAGACTGTGCTGCAGAGACCGCTGAGTCTGATCCAGGGCCCGCCGGGCACGGGGAAGACCGTGACCTCAGCCACCATCGTCTACCACCTGGCCCGGCAAGGCAACGG GCCCGTGCTCGTCTGTGCTCCGAGCAACATAGCCGTGGACCAGCTGACCGAGAAGATCCACCAGACTGGGCTGAAAGTCGTGCGGCTCTGCGCCAAGAGCCGCGAGGCCATAGACTCCCCCGTGTCCTTCTTGGCCCTGCACAACCAGATCAGGAACATGGACAG CATGCCCGAGCTCCAGAAGCTGCAGCAGCTGAAGGATGAGACCGGGGAGCTGTCGTCGGCAGACGAGAAGCGTTACAGAGCCCTGAAGCGCACTGCCGAGAGGGAGCTGCTCATG AACGCAGATGTCATCTGCTGCACGTGTGTGGGCGCAGGAGACCCGAGGCTCGCCAAGATGCAGTTCCGCTCCATTCTAATCGACGAGAGCACGCAGGCCACCGAGCCAGAGTGCATGGTCCCTGTGGTCCTTGGGGCCAAGCAG CTGATCCTCGTGGGTGACCACTGCCAGCTGGGCCCCGTGGTGATGTGCAAGAAGGCGGCCAAGGCCGGGCTGTCGCAGTCACTCTTCGAGCGCCTGGTGGTTCTGGGCATCCGCCCCATCCGCCTCCAAGTCCAGTACCGGATGCACCCTGCGCTCAGCGCCTTCCCATCCAACATCTTCTACGAGGGCTCTCTCCAGAATGGCGTTACCGCAG CGGATCGTGTGAAGAAGGGATTTGACTTTCAGTGGCCCCAACCAGATAAACCGATGTTCTTCTATGTGACCCAGGGCCAAGAGGAGATTGCCAGCTCAGGCACCTCCTACCTGAACAG GACGGAGGCTGCAAACGTGGAGAAGATCACCACTAAGCTGCTGAAGGCGGGCGCCAAGCCGGACCAGATCGGCATCATCACGCCCTACGAGGGCCAGCGCTCCTACCTGGTGCAGTACATGCAGTTCAGCGGCTCTCTGCACACCAAGCTCTATCAG GAGGTGGAGATTGCCAGTGTGGACGCGTTCCAGGGGCGTGAGAAGGACTTTATCATCCTCTCCTGTGTGCGGGCCAATGAGCACCAAGGCATTGGATTTTTGAATGACCCCAGGCGACTTAACGTGGCCTTAACCAGAGCACG ATATGGGGTCATTATCGTGGGCAACCCGAAGGCCCTGTCCAAGCAGCCGCTGTGGAACCACCTGCTGAACTACTACAAGGAGCAGAAGGTGCTGGTGGAGGGGCCCCTGAACAACCTGCGGGAGAGCCTCATGCAGTTCAGCAAGCCCAGGAAGCTGGTCAACACCATCAACCCG GGAGCCCGCTTCATGACGACAGCCATGTATGATGCCCGGGAGGCCATCATCCCAGGGTCGGTCTATGACCGGAGCAGCCAGG GCCGGCCCTCGAACATGTACTTCCAGACCCACGACCAGATTGGCATGATCAGTGCCGGCCCCAGCCACGTGGCTGCCATGAACATTCCCATTCCCTTCAACCTGGTCATGCCGCCCATGCCACCGCCGGGGTATTTTGGACAAGCTAACGGGCCAGCCGCGG GCCGAGGCACCCCAAAAGGCAAGACTGGTCGTGGGGGACGCCAGAAGAACCGCTTTGGGCTTCCTGGGCCCAGTCAGACGAATCTCCCCAACAGCCAGGCCAGCCAGGATGTGGCGTCCCAGCCCTTCTCCCAGGGCGCCCTGACCCAAGGCTACATCTCCATGAGCCAGCCCTCCCAGATGAGCCAGCCCGGCCTGTCCCAGCCTGAGCTGTCCCAG GACAGCTACCTTGGAGATGAGTTTAAGTCACAGATCGATGTGGCTCTGTCGCAAGACTCCACGTACCAGGGGGAGCGGGCGTACCAGCACGGTGGAGTGACGGGGCTGTCCCAGTACTAG
- the GDF1 gene encoding embryonic growth/differentiation factor 1, with translation MPPLCRRPARRVLLLLLALLLLSSPPACAPAPPGPAAALLQALGLPDVPRGPPRSRPVPPVMWRLFRHRDHQEARADPRRMPPGATLLPCHVEELGVAGNIVRHVLDRGAAARPPEPASAAGQCPEWTVIFDLSAVEPAERPSQARLELRFAAAEATAGTTGGWELSVAPAGAGLGPVGFRQVVPTLGLPVRAELLGSIWARNASAPRSLRLTLALRHRTPAACARLAEASLLLVTLDQRLCHPLARPRREAEPPVGGGSGGACRARRLYVSFREVGWHRWVIAPRGFLANYCQGKCALPAVLSEAGGTPALNHAVLRTLMHAAAPGAAGLPCCVPARLSPISVLFFDNSDNVVLRHYEDMVVDECGCR, from the exons ATGCCACCTCTGTGCCGCCGTCCAGCCCGCCGAGTCCTCCTCCTCCTACTGGCCCTGCTATTGCTCTCATCACCCCCGGCCTGCGCTCCCGCGCCCCCGGGCCCCGCCGCCGCCCTGCTCCAGGCTCTCGGATTGCCCGACGTGCCCCGGGGCCCCCCCAGATCCCGGCCCGTACCCCCTGTCATGTGGCGCCTGTTCCGCCACCGGGACCACCAGGAGGCCAGGGCGGACCCGCGGAGGATGCCCCCAGGCGCCACCTTGCTGCCGTGCCACGTGGAGGAGCTGGGGGTCGCCGGAAACATCGTGCGCCACGTCCTGGACCGCG GAGCGGCCGCCCGCCCCCCGGAACCCGCCTCAGCTGCAGGGCAGTGCCCTGAGTGGACCGTCATCTTCGACCTGTCGGCCGTGGAACCAGCCGAGCGCCCGAGCCAGGCCCGCCTGGAGCTGCGCTTCGCGGCTGCAGAGGCGACAGCGGGGACGACTGGCGGCTGGGAACTGAGCGTGGCGCCGGCGGGAGCAGGCCTCGGGCCGGTGGGGTTCCGCCAGGTGGTGCCCACGCTGGGACTGCCGGTGCGTGCCGAGCTGCTGGGCTCCATCTGGGCCCGCAATGCCTCGGCGCCCCGCAGCCTCCGCCTGACGCTGGCGCTGCGTCACCGGACCCCCGCGGCCTGTGCGCGCCTGGCCGAGGCCTCGCTGCTGCTGGTGACCCTCGACCAGCGCCTGTGCCACCCCCTGGCCCGGCCGCGGCGTGAGGCCGAGCCCCCAGTGGGCGGCGGCTCCGGGGGCGCGTGTCGCGCACGGCGGCTCTATGTGAGCTTCCGCGAGGTGGGCTGGCACCGCTGGGTCATCGCGCCTCGCGGCTTCCTGGCCAACTACTGCCAGGGCAAGTGCGCGCTGCCCGCGGTGTTGTCTGAAGCCGGCGGGACTCCTGCGCTCAATCACGCGGTGCTGCGCACGCTCATGCACGCGGCCGCCCCTGGCGCCGCCGGCCTGCCCTGCTGCGTGCCCGCGCGCCTGTCGCCCATCTCCGTGCTCTTCTTTGACAACAGCGACAACGTAGTCCTACGGCACTACGAAGACATGGTGGTGGATGAGTGCGGCTGTCGCTGA
- the UPF1 gene encoding regulator of nonsense transcripts 1 isoform X2 yields MSVEAYGPSSQTLTFLDTEEAELLGADTQGSEFEFTDFTLPSQTQTPPGGPGGGGAGAPVGAGPGAAAGQLDAQVGGPEGILQNGAVDDSVAKTSQLLAELNFEEDEEDTYYTKDLPVHACSYCGIHDPACVVYCNTSKKWFCNGRGNTSGSHIVNHLVRAKCKEVTLHKDGPLGETVLECYNCGCRNVFLLGFIPAKADSVVVLLCRQPCASQSSLKDINWDSSQWQPLIQDRCFLSWLVKIPSEQEQLRARQITAQQINKLEELWKENPSATLEDLEKPGVDEEPQHVLLRYEDAYQYQNIFGPLVKLEADYDKKLKESQTQDNITVRWDLGLNKKRIAYFTLPKTDSDMRLMQGDEICLRYKGDLAPLWKGIGHVIKVPDNYGDEIAIELRSSVGAPVEVTHNFQVDFVWKSTSFDRMQSALKTFAVDETSVSGYIYHKLLGHEVEDVIIKCQLPKRFTAQGLPDLNHSQVYAVKTVLQRPLSLIQGPPGTGKTVTSATIVYHLARQGNGPVLVCAPSNIAVDQLTEKIHQTGLKVVRLCAKSREAIDSPVSFLALHNQIRNMDSMPELQKLQQLKDETGELSSADEKRYRALKRTAERELLMNADVICCTCVGAGDPRLAKMQFRSILIDESTQATEPECMVPVVLGAKQLILVGDHCQLGPVVMCKKAAKAGLSQSLFERLVVLGIRPIRLQVQYRMHPALSAFPSNIFYEGSLQNGVTAADRVKKGFDFQWPQPDKPMFFYVTQGQEEIASSGTSYLNRTEAANVEKITTKLLKAGAKPDQIGIITPYEGQRSYLVQYMQFSGSLHTKLYQEVEIASVDAFQGREKDFIILSCVRANEHQGIGFLNDPRRLNVALTRARYGVIIVGNPKALSKQPLWNHLLNYYKEQKVLVEGPLNNLRESLMQFSKPRKLVNTINPGARFMTTAMYDAREAIIPGSVYDRSSQGRPSNMYFQTHDQIGMISAGPSHVAAMNIPIPFNLVMPPMPPPGYFGQANGPAAGRGTPKGKTGRGGRQKNRFGLPGPSQTNLPNSQASQDVASQPFSQGALTQGYISMSQPSQMSQPGLSQPELSQDSYLGDEFKSQIDVALSQDSTYQGERAYQHGGVTGLSQY; encoded by the exons GTCGGTGGGCCTGAGGGCATCCTGCAGAATGGGGCCGTGGATGACAGCGTGGCCAAGACCAGCCAGTTGTTGGCCGAGTTGAACTttgaagaagatgaagaagataCCTATTACACAAAGGATCTCCCTGTACATGCCTGCAG TTACTGTGGAATACACGATCCTGCTTGCGTGGTTTACTGTAACACCAGCAAGAAGTGGTTCTGTAATGGACGTGGAAATACTTCTGGCAG ccacattgtaaatcaccttGTGAGGGCAaaatgcaaagaggtgactctgCACAAGGATGGGCCCCTAGGGGAGACGGTCCTGGAGTGTTACAACTGCGGCTGCCGCAACGTCTTCCTCCTCGGCTTCATCCCTGCCAAGGCCGACTCGGTTGTGGTGCTGCTGTGCCG GCAGCCCTGTGCCAGTCAGAGCAGCCTCAAGGACATCAACTGGGACAGCTCCCAGTGGCAGCCCCTGATCCAGGACCGGTGCTTCCTGTCCTGGCTGGTCAAGATCCCTTCTGAGCAGGAGCAGCTGCGGGCGCGGCAGATCACTGCCCAGCAGATCAACAAGCTGGAGGAGCTCTGGAAG GAGAACCCGTCTGCCACCTTGGAGGACTTGGAGAAGCCTGGAGTGGACGAGGAGCCGCAGCACGTCCTCCTGCGGTACGAGGACGCCTATCAGTACCAGAACATATTCGGGCCTCTGGTCAAGCTGGAGGCTGACTACGACAAGAAGCTGAAAGAGTCAcag ACTCAAGATAACATCACGGTCAGGTGGGACCTGGGCCTTAACAAGAAGAGAATCGCCTACTTCACTTTGCCCAAGACTGACTCTG ATATGAGGCTCATGCAAGGGGATGAGATTTGCCTGCGGTACAAAGGGGACCTGGCACCCCTCTGGAAAGGGATCGGCCACGTCATCAAGGTCCCTGATA ATTATGGCGATGAGATTGCTATTGAGCTCCGGAGCAGTGTGGGTGCCCCTGTGGAGGTGACTCATAACTTCCAGGTGGATTTCGTGTGGAAGTCAACCTCATTTGACAG AATGCAGAGTGCGCTGAAAACCTTCGCTGTGGACGAGACCTCTGTGTCGGGCTACATCTACCACAAGCTGCTCGGCCACGAGGTGGAGGATGTGATCATCAAGTGCCAGCTGCCCAAGCGCTTCACGGCACAGGGGCTCCCCGACCTCAACCACTCTCAG GTTTACGCTGTGAAGACTGTGCTGCAGAGACCGCTGAGTCTGATCCAGGGCCCGCCGGGCACGGGGAAGACCGTGACCTCAGCCACCATCGTCTACCACCTGGCCCGGCAAGGCAACGG GCCCGTGCTCGTCTGTGCTCCGAGCAACATAGCCGTGGACCAGCTGACCGAGAAGATCCACCAGACTGGGCTGAAAGTCGTGCGGCTCTGCGCCAAGAGCCGCGAGGCCATAGACTCCCCCGTGTCCTTCTTGGCCCTGCACAACCAGATCAGGAACATGGACAG CATGCCCGAGCTCCAGAAGCTGCAGCAGCTGAAGGATGAGACCGGGGAGCTGTCGTCGGCAGACGAGAAGCGTTACAGAGCCCTGAAGCGCACTGCCGAGAGGGAGCTGCTCATG AACGCAGATGTCATCTGCTGCACGTGTGTGGGCGCAGGAGACCCGAGGCTCGCCAAGATGCAGTTCCGCTCCATTCTAATCGACGAGAGCACGCAGGCCACCGAGCCAGAGTGCATGGTCCCTGTGGTCCTTGGGGCCAAGCAG CTGATCCTCGTGGGTGACCACTGCCAGCTGGGCCCCGTGGTGATGTGCAAGAAGGCGGCCAAGGCCGGGCTGTCGCAGTCACTCTTCGAGCGCCTGGTGGTTCTGGGCATCCGCCCCATCCGCCTCCAAGTCCAGTACCGGATGCACCCTGCGCTCAGCGCCTTCCCATCCAACATCTTCTACGAGGGCTCTCTCCAGAATGGCGTTACCGCAG CGGATCGTGTGAAGAAGGGATTTGACTTTCAGTGGCCCCAACCAGATAAACCGATGTTCTTCTATGTGACCCAGGGCCAAGAGGAGATTGCCAGCTCAGGCACCTCCTACCTGAACAG GACGGAGGCTGCAAACGTGGAGAAGATCACCACTAAGCTGCTGAAGGCGGGCGCCAAGCCGGACCAGATCGGCATCATCACGCCCTACGAGGGCCAGCGCTCCTACCTGGTGCAGTACATGCAGTTCAGCGGCTCTCTGCACACCAAGCTCTATCAG GAGGTGGAGATTGCCAGTGTGGACGCGTTCCAGGGGCGTGAGAAGGACTTTATCATCCTCTCCTGTGTGCGGGCCAATGAGCACCAAGGCATTGGATTTTTGAATGACCCCAGGCGACTTAACGTGGCCTTAACCAGAGCACG ATATGGGGTCATTATCGTGGGCAACCCGAAGGCCCTGTCCAAGCAGCCGCTGTGGAACCACCTGCTGAACTACTACAAGGAGCAGAAGGTGCTGGTGGAGGGGCCCCTGAACAACCTGCGGGAGAGCCTCATGCAGTTCAGCAAGCCCAGGAAGCTGGTCAACACCATCAACCCG GGAGCCCGCTTCATGACGACAGCCATGTATGATGCCCGGGAGGCCATCATCCCAGGGTCGGTCTATGACCGGAGCAGCCAGG GCCGGCCCTCGAACATGTACTTCCAGACCCACGACCAGATTGGCATGATCAGTGCCGGCCCCAGCCACGTGGCTGCCATGAACATTCCCATTCCCTTCAACCTGGTCATGCCGCCCATGCCACCGCCGGGGTATTTTGGACAAGCTAACGGGCCAGCCGCGG GCCGAGGCACCCCAAAAGGCAAGACTGGTCGTGGGGGACGCCAGAAGAACCGCTTTGGGCTTCCTGGGCCCAGTCAGACGAATCTCCCCAACAGCCAGGCCAGCCAGGATGTGGCGTCCCAGCCCTTCTCCCAGGGCGCCCTGACCCAAGGCTACATCTCCATGAGCCAGCCCTCCCAGATGAGCCAGCCCGGCCTGTCCCAGCCTGAGCTGTCCCAG GACAGCTACCTTGGAGATGAGTTTAAGTCACAGATCGATGTGGCTCTGTCGCAAGACTCCACGTACCAGGGGGAGCGGGCGTACCAGCACGGTGGAGTGACGGGGCTGTCCCAGTACTAG